The stretch of DNA gaacgcaaaagaaaagggaCCTCTGCTACATGTAGCAGGGAATCTAAAATGCAGTCAATGATGAATAATTATTGTGCAGTTTAGCATGGACATGGAGTAACACATCAACCAGGTGTTTCAAATTGCCATGAATTTGGAAATATCACCTATTTCTACAGGACAATGAAACTGTATATTTCTCGAATGAGCTTAACTCTCTTCATATTCACAATATCCATAACAAAACTATTACTTTAATCTATCAAATCCGCCCCTGTTTACAGTGTATTCTTCAGGAAAGTCAAAATAGAACTTGTTCTTCTGTGTTATCATTGGAAGGATTCCAGCATTGGGAATCACATTCCAGGACAAGTAAAGGCTGACATTTTTGTTTCCCCTGAAAGAAAAACAGGATGacaatatttttcttaaaaaaattgaTAACAAACTTAACAGTACAGGTGGTCATATGCTGAAACTGATTGTATAATttctcattaattttgttccttTGGTGTTGCTATGCTGTGCACGGACACATATGTCATCTTACTAATCATCCCACCCCTTCCTTGTCCAGTCACATTCACTTGACCCCAATCAGCCATTTCAATAATATTGCTTTGCTTAAGCTTATTaatttttagtataaatacacaggtgattatacaaaatcgcgcgctctcattggcttgctatctcggattatcagccgataatcacctcgacggacaaaatggctcccagtagtcattttgccactgtaagtgaatgTAATAATCACCTTGGGACCACAGTAATTGGTTATGCTGTTGTGGCCTCCCTGCCCAACATTTGTTGGGGCGaagtcaaataaaataaaaataaaaaaaatttatactaaaacaattatttgcctcagactcagtgattatcggtgaatattcaccgataaccactgagcctgaagcgaataattgttaattatttcacCATTTTTATTTGACAATAATTTAAATATAAAATGTCCTTTTAACTAAGCTCCTTTGGGCAAATAAATACATGTGCGCATAGGTTTCTTGATAGAGAATAGAACATTTAACCTCTGAACACTTGAGAAATGTAACCGTAAAAAGTATGAGCTTTAAGCTCCTGTCATGATTGCAGTGTGATAGGAAAAGTAAATGACTAcgtaataataaaaacaattgaGGTTGGCTGCACTTTAAAGGAGTTCAGGAGGTCATTACTAATGACATTTCAATGGAGTTTCTAAGAATAAaagattaaatttatttttcatacttAAGTCCCATGCCATCATCAAAGAAGTAGTATTTTGTATTGATGCCATGGTAGTCGAGAAATGCATTGTCTCCTCGAAGGATGATCTTGTCCCATATCACCACTTGATTAAATTTCTGAAGTTATAAAAAAGACTGCTTTTTTCTGGATGTGATAAATACATCGTCAATTAaaggattttactctgtctaatgccagacaattaaAAAAGGGTGATGTAGTAGCTCTCGTAACATATTAAGCGATCGCGGCTCActaccctagccaaaaacaaaagactgaacaataatattattgaaacaACGACttaaacaatagcaggttacaaAAGCTGCTACACTACATTTGTCGCCTGCTTAGTTGGAATACTGAAATATGAAAGTTGCTTAACAACCCCAAGTGAGATATCCACTCAAAATCTACACCCCCTTTAATTAACAACCTCTATATCCACTCAATAACTATGTCCTCTTTAACCCACTGCCttctaggagtgagacttgatagattttcCTCCTCAAtaaggaaggggggaggggggtggggctGTCTAGGGGTCCATAGGTTAAGTCAAAAATCTTTATTATTGTAATGATGACAAACATGATCACATGAATGATGAAAAGGGGTGGGGGAAGGATAACAACAGGcaaaaaaacaactgaaaaatcagagtcctaggACTGACATCGGTGTATATTGCATATATTACGCATATTGCGTTGCATATATTGCgtacattgcattgcattgcgtaTTTTACAACAAGCCCCAGGAATCGAAACCATGACCTCCGTCACACCAGTCGGATGATTCCTGCCAAGGACTGTGATATTTCAGCTGTCCTTTCGCCTGTTGCCAATCAACTTGCATCACACTTACATGGTTATCTGTTACATgctggagaaaaaaaatccCTTATTTACCTGCACAAAACTTCACCAAATTGATGTAACAAAACAGGAGATCACTTACATTACTCTTGGTGGAATATTCGGCTGTTAAATAAAGGAAAAGCTGCTTGACATTCCAGTTGAAAATACCCTTCAAATGTTCCAAACGTTAAGGAGAATACTGAGGACGAGGCAATGTGGTCCAGTTGTTAGGGCGTTGGCTTTGCACGCGATCGCCtggggttcaaatcccgttctagcctctggggcctgtttctcaaaagtcccaaaaacgttttggttgcctcctgccagttgagattcttaaCATGTTTCTATTaaagttgaattgtttctttcagattatttaaagtggagtgcctgtgaactagtttcatagctaagtgcacttccactataaacaaagcatttacataaatttttattttaagttaATGTAAGTGCTCCAGGTAACATTTGGCAATACATTTTGTGACCAAAGAACAGACATTGATTTGTTTCGTATTTCATGACATCTAATGGTCACCCATAGTGCAATGGCATTGATTATTATCCGATAGGAAAGGATTTCGATACTTCAATGGAGGAAACCAACTGAAGATATCAGAATACTTTCAGATTCTGAACCCTTTACACACAACAACAAGTTCAATAATGGCACTAAAAAATTACTACtgagaatatgaataaaattgcTTTGAAACGTCTATGAAATGTCCTTGTTGAGAGAACATTCACAGAGAATTTTTAGCCCCTTGTTCTTCTCACCAAACACAAGTCACACAAACACcttttccctttgttttctaGGACATTCCATGAtccaaattcaaaataatttgtCATCACCTTCAAAGCCTTTGAATCAAATTCATCAAATAATTCACTAAGCCTTCAGTTGTTTCCATCAGATATACAAGTTTTGCCCTTTGAGCCGAATCAGGAAATTTTATCAggttaagatgctgatcatcaCAGTTATTAAACAAAGTTACTTGAGCATTAATtagaaaggaaagcctgaactcagaaaatgaccagctcccacaCGACTTGACAGCTTAACTGGCCGAGCACTGCACCGGTATCACAGAGGTCAGGGTTCACATCCCATTaaagcctgaattttttaggcttttctTTCGATGTTGGTGAAAGTGGTGGACATTTACCTTGCCACAATGTGGCTCTGTAAATATCCAACACTAGTCACCTCCACTAGTGACTACTTCTTCGTAAAGCGGCAAAAAAGGATATTAGTTTGTAGGTCAAACGTAATGAAACCCAAGTCATTCTTGTCCTTGCTAACGCCAAAGTCTTGAACATTTTTCCTAACAAAATTTGAGACGAGGTTAGGGCACGCGAAAACAAAATCTTTGATCAAGACATTCAAGGTCTTTGATCAAAGGAAACCCTGTGGTATATACTTACACCAAAACCTTCTTTGTTTGAAGAAGTACTTGGGCTTGATTTGTGTTATGAAAAGTTGATAGAAAACATGAAAGCGTCAGAGTCGCCAACACTGTGAGGGTAAAGGCAAACACGGTGTTTAAACGAGATAGAAAAGTGTTCATTTTGATGGCAGTTATCACGTTTCAAGAAAGGACTTGTAAACAGTTCATTGGACAGTGGCTTTCGATTGTATTAGATGCTCAGGAGTATGTTTGAAAAATAGAGGTATATTATATTCACAACATACATGAGGTACCTCTCTTCATTAGCGTTTTCCACTATTCGAGGAACGAGGGCTCAATCATGGCGGACTTGTATCTGAATCAGGAGTCCCGTGTAACTCAAGCGAATTACCGCTCAAGCACAAGGCTGGAGCTCAGAAGAAAGGAGATGATTTACTTTTTTCCTGTCTGTGACTTGGAAGTGGTTTGGTAGAAGGCCTAAAAAAAGG from Montipora capricornis isolate CH-2021 chromosome 9, ASM3666992v2, whole genome shotgun sequence encodes:
- the LOC138016829 gene encoding signal peptidase complex subunit 3-like, which gives rise to MNTFLSRLNTVFAFTLTVLATLTLSCFLSTFHNTNQAQVLLQTKKVLVKNVQDFGVSKDKNDLGFITFDLQTNLKGIFNWNVKQLFLYLTAEYSTKSNKFNQVVIWDKIILRGDNAFLDYHGINTKYYFFDDGMGLKGNKNVSLYLSWNVIPNAGILPMITQKNKFYFDFPEEYTVNRGGFDRLK